A section of the Saliniramus fredricksonii genome encodes:
- a CDS encoding biotin transporter BioY, translated as MTNSPEPQPPENGSRPEEVLRTLELVHIALFAAIIAVLGLVPAIPIPFLPVPITAQTLGVMLAGTVLGSWRGMLAVLVFIALVAMGMPLLPGGRGGLPVFLEPTAGFLLTWPIGAFVIGWLMQRFGREGAFVPAFLASLVGGIVVIYAGGIAWLDLVAGIPLQIAATGVLAFVPGDLIKAAAAASVASSVHRVYPSLARTGS; from the coding sequence ATGACGAACTCCCCCGAACCGCAACCACCCGAAAACGGTTCACGCCCCGAAGAAGTGCTACGCACCCTTGAGCTCGTACACATCGCCCTGTTCGCCGCGATCATCGCGGTGCTCGGCCTGGTTCCGGCGATCCCGATCCCCTTCCTGCCCGTGCCGATCACGGCGCAGACGCTCGGTGTGATGCTCGCCGGCACGGTGCTGGGCAGCTGGCGCGGCATGCTGGCCGTCCTTGTCTTCATCGCCCTCGTCGCCATGGGCATGCCGCTTCTGCCGGGCGGGCGCGGCGGACTGCCGGTCTTCCTCGAGCCGACGGCCGGCTTCCTCCTCACCTGGCCGATCGGTGCCTTCGTGATCGGCTGGCTGATGCAGCGCTTCGGGCGCGAAGGGGCCTTCGTCCCGGCATTCCTTGCGAGCCTCGTGGGCGGTATCGTGGTGATCTATGCCGGCGGCATCGCCTGGCTTGATCTCGTCGCCGGGATACCGCTGCAGATTGCGGCGACCGGCGTGCTGGCCTTCGTGCCCGGCGATCTGATCAAGGCGGCAGCGGCGGCTTCTGTTGCCAGCAGCGTACACCGGGTCTATCCGTCTCTGGCGCGTACCGGCAGCTGA
- the purD gene encoding phosphoribosylamine--glycine ligase — MKILLIGSGGREHALAHGLAASPLCQQLFIAPGNPGTAALGENRDLPLTDHAAMRAFCDEQGIDLVVVGPEAPLVDGLVDSLSDAGIACFGPRRAAAQLEGSKAFTKEICAAYAIPTAGHASCDDRARAMAEIGRRGAPIVIKADGLAAGKGVVVAMSMAEAEAAVDFMFAGGLGEAGASVVIEDYLEGEEASFFAICDGKTALPLASAQDHKRAFDGDTGPNTGGMGAYSPAPVMTPAREAQVMREIIEPTLRAMAERGTPFTGILYAGLMITREGPQLIEYNVRFGDPEAQVLIPRLESDLATLFMAAAHGKLAALPPLRWRAETALTVVLATRGYPGKVENGSVIRGVEAAGALPETLVFHAGTRQSANALAAHGGRVLAVTGLGADVAQARERAYRGVAAIDWPEGFCRSDIGWRALSRDGEEA, encoded by the coding sequence ATGAAGATCCTGCTGATCGGTTCCGGCGGTCGCGAGCACGCGCTCGCTCACGGCCTTGCCGCCAGCCCGCTCTGCCAGCAGCTCTTCATCGCCCCCGGCAATCCCGGCACGGCGGCTTTGGGCGAGAACCGCGATCTGCCGCTGACCGATCATGCGGCGATGCGGGCCTTCTGCGACGAACAGGGGATCGATCTCGTCGTGGTCGGCCCGGAAGCGCCGCTGGTCGACGGGCTCGTCGACAGCCTGAGCGATGCCGGCATCGCCTGTTTCGGCCCGCGCCGCGCAGCCGCGCAGCTCGAAGGCTCCAAGGCCTTCACCAAGGAGATCTGCGCGGCCTACGCCATCCCCACCGCCGGCCATGCAAGCTGCGACGATCGCGCGCGCGCCATGGCGGAAATTGGCCGGCGCGGGGCGCCGATCGTGATCAAGGCCGACGGGCTCGCCGCCGGCAAGGGCGTCGTCGTGGCGATGAGCATGGCGGAGGCGGAGGCTGCGGTTGATTTCATGTTCGCCGGCGGTCTCGGCGAGGCTGGGGCGAGCGTCGTGATCGAGGATTATCTGGAGGGTGAGGAGGCGAGCTTCTTCGCCATCTGCGACGGCAAGACGGCCCTGCCGCTCGCCTCGGCGCAGGATCACAAACGCGCTTTCGACGGCGATACCGGCCCCAATACCGGCGGCATGGGCGCGTATTCTCCGGCACCGGTGATGACCCCGGCGCGCGAAGCGCAGGTCATGCGCGAAATCATCGAACCGACCCTGCGCGCCATGGCTGAGCGCGGCACGCCGTTCACCGGCATTCTCTATGCCGGGCTGATGATCACGCGGGAAGGCCCGCAGCTGATCGAATACAATGTGCGCTTCGGTGATCCCGAGGCGCAGGTGCTGATCCCGCGGCTCGAAAGCGATCTCGCCACATTGTTCATGGCCGCCGCCCACGGCAAGCTCGCCGCCCTGCCACCTTTGCGCTGGCGCGCGGAAACCGCGCTGACTGTGGTGCTCGCCACGCGCGGCTATCCAGGCAAGGTGGAGAACGGCAGCGTCATTCGTGGCGTCGAAGCAGCGGGCGCGCTGCCCGAGACCCTCGTCTTTCATGCCGGCACGCGCCAGAGCGCGAATGCGCTTGCCGCCCATGGCGGGCGCGTGCTCGCCGTGACCGGGCTCGGCGCGGATGTGGCGCAGGCACGCGAGCGGGCCTATCGCGGCGTCGCGGCGATCGATTGGCCCGAAGGCTTCTGCCGTTCCGATATCGGCTGGCGGGCCCTCTCGCGCGACGGCGAGGAGGCGTGA
- a CDS encoding YbjN domain-containing protein, protein MTMTPLLLHEDRAEHPLDEVERLAANEHWIFERFDADEMCVSVSGQWADYQIAFTWIPEVEALHIACAFDLRVQERRRTELLHLVSMINEQLWVGHFDLWGAEQVAMYRHALLLTGGTMPARAQCEMLMKSAIDACERHYQAFQFVLWAGKSAREALDSVLFETEGEA, encoded by the coding sequence ATGACCATGACCCCGCTGCTGCTTCACGAAGACCGTGCCGAACACCCGCTCGATGAGGTCGAGCGCCTTGCTGCGAACGAGCACTGGATCTTCGAGCGCTTCGATGCCGACGAGATGTGCGTCTCGGTTTCCGGGCAATGGGCCGATTATCAGATCGCCTTCACCTGGATCCCGGAAGTCGAGGCCCTGCACATCGCCTGCGCCTTTGATCTCAGGGTCCAGGAGCGCCGGCGCACGGAGCTTCTGCATCTCGTCTCGATGATCAACGAGCAGCTCTGGGTCGGGCATTTCGATCTCTGGGGCGCCGAACAGGTGGCGATGTATCGCCATGCGCTGCTCCTGACCGGCGGCACCATGCCGGCCCGGGCACAATGCGAAATGCTGATGAAATCGGCGATCGATGCCTGCGAGCGGCATTATCAGGCTTTCCAGTTCGTGCTCTGGGCGGGAAAATCCGCGCGCGAGGCACTGGACAGCGTGCTCTTCGAGACCGAAGGTGAGGCCTGA
- a CDS encoding NADP-dependent oxidoreductase produces MPTNRRWVLAARPQGEPVPEDFRLETREIDASAPQDMVLIRNRHLSLDPYMRLRMNDEKSYVPPYALGETLGGQTIGEVVASGSADFTPGDSVIGSGGWQDYALLPAKMVRRIDPDRIRAPAWLGMMGMPGFTAWIGLDLVGGVKAGETFVVGAATGPVGSMAGQLARRAGARTVAIAGGAQKCALARETFGFDEAIDHRDPDFAKRLAAACPDGIDLYFENIGGAVLEAVLPLLNDFARIPVCGLIAHYNESASPADASPLAKVMRQVLVQRLHLRGFIVSDHFARYPDFLGEVAPLVGKGEIVGLEDVVNGLENAPQALIWLLAGRNRGKCVVALD; encoded by the coding sequence ATGCCGACGAACCGCCGCTGGGTCCTCGCCGCCCGTCCTCAGGGGGAGCCCGTACCGGAGGATTTCCGGCTCGAAACCCGGGAGATCGACGCCTCCGCCCCGCAGGACATGGTGCTCATCCGCAACCGCCATCTCTCGCTCGATCCCTATATGCGCCTGCGCATGAACGACGAGAAATCCTACGTGCCGCCCTATGCACTCGGCGAAACCCTGGGCGGCCAGACCATCGGCGAAGTGGTGGCCTCCGGCAGCGCCGATTTCACACCGGGCGACAGCGTCATCGGTTCCGGCGGCTGGCAGGATTACGCGCTCCTGCCGGCGAAGATGGTCCGGCGCATCGATCCCGACCGGATCCGCGCGCCGGCCTGGCTCGGCATGATGGGCATGCCCGGTTTCACCGCCTGGATCGGGCTCGACCTGGTGGGCGGCGTGAAGGCGGGCGAGACCTTCGTCGTCGGCGCGGCGACGGGACCGGTCGGCTCCATGGCCGGGCAACTCGCCCGACGCGCCGGCGCGCGCACGGTCGCCATTGCCGGCGGGGCACAGAAATGCGCGCTCGCACGCGAGACCTTCGGCTTCGATGAAGCCATTGATCACCGCGATCCCGATTTTGCAAAGCGTCTCGCCGCCGCCTGCCCGGACGGGATCGACCTCTATTTCGAGAATATCGGCGGCGCCGTCCTCGAAGCGGTCTTGCCGCTTCTCAACGATTTCGCCCGCATCCCCGTCTGCGGGCTGATCGCCCATTACAATGAAAGCGCGTCACCTGCGGATGCGAGCCCGCTCGCGAAGGTGATGCGCCAGGTGCTGGTGCAAAGGCTTCACCTGCGCGGCTTCATCGTTTCCGACCACTTCGCCCGCTATCCCGATTTTCTGGGCGAGGTCGCCCCGCTCGTCGGCAAGGGCGAGATCGTCGGGCTCGAAGACGTGGTCAACGGTCTGGAGAATGCGCCGCAAGCGCTGATCTGGCTGCTCGCCGGGCGCAATCGCGGCAAATGTGTCGTCGCGCTCGATTGA